A genomic window from Hypomesus transpacificus isolate Combined female unplaced genomic scaffold, fHypTra1 scaffold_131, whole genome shotgun sequence includes:
- the LOC124488288 gene encoding uncharacterized protein LOC124488288 — protein sequence MNSWGMWLLYVLAALCYSTVLISSSSFLLDFIGGGMSHPRLVVSLHITTVSLLLCALGVCGTCLYIIHHNLQEGKLGLLWLRDWGPRWGPGLGHPTRDRGRGDREGAASGMQPYPGESFYIAVLGLLFSGMASIISIKGLGDMQLDHTHRGYTVVEEDCNTEPLTPREPAQGAEMGEECRVVFPE from the exons ATGAACAGTTGGGGGATGTGGCTACTCTATGTCCTGGCTGCTCTGTGCTACAGCACCGTCCTAATTTCCAGCTCCTCCTTCCTGCTGGACTTCATAGGGGGAGGAATGTCCCATCCACGGCTGGTGGTGTCCCTCCACATCACAACAG TGTCTCTCCTCCTATGTGCTCTCGGAGTGTGTGGGACCTGCTTGTACATCATCCACCATAACCTGCAAGAGGGCAAGCTGGGTCTGCTGTGGTTACGGGACTGGGGGCCCAGGTGGGGACCAGGCTTGGGCCACCCCACCAGGGATAGAGGTAGAGGTGATAGGGAAGGGGCAGCATCAGGCATGCAGCCATATCCAGGGGAAAGCTTCTACATTGCAGTGCTTGGCCTGCTCTTCTCGGGCATGGCCTCCATCATCAGTATCAAAGGCCTGGGCGACATGCAGCTTGACCACACCCACAGGGGCTACacagtggtggaggaggactgCAACACAGAGCCCCTCACACCCAGAGAACCTGCTCAGGGGgcagagatgggagaggagtgTAGGGTGGTGTTCCCAGAGTGA